The following DNA comes from Kaistia sp. 32K.
GATGTCGAAATTGAACACGTGGCTGACATCGGGGATGTCGAGGCCGCGCGCGGCGACGTCGCTGGCGACCAGCAGCGTCAGGCGGTTGTTCTTGAACGCGTCCAGCGTCGCCATGCGGGCCCGCTGGTCCATGTCGCCATGCAGCGCGCCGACGGAGAAGCCGTGCTTCTCGAGCGAGCGGGCGAGGACGGCGACGTCACGCTTGCGATTGCAGAAGATGATCGCGTTCTTCAGGTCGGTCGCGCCGCGGATCAGCTCGCGCAGAGTCTCGCGCTTGTCGAACGCCTCGCGGCCGGTATGCACGAAGACCTGCGTCACGGTCTTCGCGGTCGTGGCCGGCTTGGCGACCTCGATGCGGACCGGGTTCGACAGGAACGTGTCGGCGAGGCGCTGGATCTCCGACGGCATGGTTGCCGAGAAGAACAGCGTCTGGCGCGTGAAGGGGATCAGCTTGGCGATGCGCTCGATGTCGGGGATGAAGCCCATGTCGAGCATGCGGTCCGCCTCGTCGATGACGAGGATCTCGACGCCGGTCATCAGCAGCTTGCCGCGCTCGCAATGGTCGAGCAGGCGGCCGGGCGTCGCGATCAGGACGTCGACGCCACGGTCGAGCTTCTTTTCCTGGTCGTTGAACGACACGCCGCCGATCAGCAGCGCCACGTTGAGCTTGTGGTTCTGACCGTACTTGTTGAAGTTTTCCTCGACCTGCGCCGCGAGCTCGCGGGTCGGCTCCAGGATCAGCGTGCGGGGCATGCGCGCCCGGGCGCGGCCCTGCTCCAGCAGCGTGATCATCGGCAGCGTGAAGGACGCGGTCTTGCCCGTGCCAGTCTGGGCGATGCCGAGGACATCGCGCCGAGAGAGCACATGCGGGATCGCCTCTGCCTGGATCGGCGTGGGCGTGGTGTATCCGCTTGCCTCAACGGCAGCCAACACCTTGGGGCTCAGTCCGAGCGTAGAGAAGGTCATGTTTTGAAAAAGGGCCCAGAGCCCGACGGGACGGCAAACCAGCACATCACCATCGATGAAAGATGCACGCAAATACGAGATTTTGCGTGGACTTGTCAAATGTTTCGGCGAAAAGGGCCGATTTCCCTCGCTGTCGCGGCCGGGAGGTCAGTTGCTGGCCGGTCCGAAACGATAGCTGTCGTCGTCGCCGATGAAGAGCTCGTAGCTCTCCCGCGCGCCATCGGCGGCCGGATTGATCATCTCCAGGAAGATGCTGAGGCCGTCGTCGTCCGCCTCGATGACGAAGTCGCCGATATTCTGCTTCAGCTCGATCAATTCCTTGATGTCGACCGTGCGGGTGACCGTGAACGCGCCGTCGGCGCCGCTCGCCAGCCATTGCACGAACAGCCGCGCTACCGGCTCGGGGCCGCTGCGCACGACGACGACGCGATAGACCCCTTTGGTGCCGTCCTTTTCCCAGGTGCCGGCCGTACGGACCTCCTGAACCGAGGTGGCGATGGCGGCCACGCTGTCGGCGATCGGATCGGCGCGCAGGGGAGCGACCGTCGCCACGGTAAGGATGCAAGCCGTCAAAAGCGCGCGAACGGTCATCTCTGAACCTCCTTGAAACGGGATCCGCATCGAGCGGTCCCGGGGACAGGCAAAAGGTCCCTGAACGAGTTTGGCGTCGAACCGCGACAATCCCGTGTCGCGTTCAGATATCGAGCTCTTTGGCGAAGACGGCGCGCTCCTGGATGAAGCGGAAACGCTCCTC
Coding sequences within:
- a CDS encoding DEAD/DEAH box helicase, translated to MTFSTLGLSPKVLAAVEASGYTTPTPIQAEAIPHVLSRRDVLGIAQTGTGKTASFTLPMITLLEQGRARARMPRTLILEPTRELAAQVEENFNKYGQNHKLNVALLIGGVSFNDQEKKLDRGVDVLIATPGRLLDHCERGKLLMTGVEILVIDEADRMLDMGFIPDIERIAKLIPFTRQTLFFSATMPSEIQRLADTFLSNPVRIEVAKPATTAKTVTQVFVHTGREAFDKRETLRELIRGATDLKNAIIFCNRKRDVAVLARSLEKHGFSVGALHGDMDQRARMATLDAFKNNRLTLLVASDVAARGLDIPDVSHVFNFDIPTHADDYVHRIGRTGRAGRSGTAMTLVAPSDQKYLAAIEKLTGDGVTWMNEVQPVSASDEAAPAGRGRGRKSDDSRGERKPRGGRSSRQQDKPRAEATVEATTEAQDAPVAEPAPRERKAEPAPRRERQEAPRQQDAARQQENPRRERDQRDRPARSDRRDRNDNDEKVIGLGDHVPQFLLRPVRAPSS